The DNA segment CCCGGCGATCGTCGAGGCCGCGATCGCCGCGGGTGCCGCGGTCGTCGTCGGCACGTCCGGGTGGTCGCGCGAGCGCATCGCCGAGGTCGAGTCGAGGCTCCGCCGCGAGGAGTCGCCGCGCGGGGTGATCTTCGTGCCGAACTTCTCGGTCGGCAGCGTGCTCGGCTCGGCGTTCGCCGCGATCGCAGCCCGGCACTTCGACTCCGTCGAGATCGTCGAGGCGCACCACGCGGGGAAGGTGGACTCGCCCTCGGGCACCGCGGTCCGCACGGCCGAACTCGTCGCCGCGTCCCGCGGCGACCTCGGCCCCGTCGCCGCCCCGCACGCCGACCAGCGGGCGCGCGGCCAGCTCGTCTCGGGTGTCCCGATCCACAGCCTCCGCATGGACGGCATCCTCGCCGACCAGCGGGTGCTCCTCGGCGGTCCGGGGGAGAGCCTGCAGATCACGCACTCGACGATCGCGTCCTCGGCGTACGAGGCGGGCATCCTGCTCGCGGTGCGCCGGGCTGCGACCGCGGACGGCGTCACGGTCGGCCTGGACGCGCTGCTCGGACTCGACACGCTCCTCGACGCGCCCGCCGCATGAGCGGAGCCAAGCTCGGCGCGATCGTCATGACCGCGCTGCTCGCCCTGTACGTGGTGCTGGTCGGCGCTCGCGCCATCCAGTTCGTGCAGACCGGCGAGCCGGTCGCGATCGCGATGGGCGTCGCCCTCATCGTGCTGCCGGTCATCGCCGTGTGGGCGATCTGGCGTGAACTGTCGTTCGGCATCCGCTCGCAGCGTCTCGTGCGCCGCCTCGAGGGCGAGGGCGCGCTCGACCTCGGCATCCCGGCGCGCCCGAGCGGCCGGGCGGATCGCGATGCGGCGGATGCCGCGTTCGGGCGGTTCCGCGCGGAGGTCGAAGCCGAACCGGACTCGTGGCGCGCCTGGCTCCGGCTCGGGCTCGCCTACGACGCCGCAGGCGACCGCCGGCGTGCGCGACGGGCGGTGCGCCGCGCTATCGAGCTGGACCGTTCGGGCGAGCCGGATCAGCACTGAGCATCGCGTCGAGGGCCGACTCGATGCTCGGGTGCGCGAACCGGTACCCGTCGTCGATGAGCCGCTGCGGGCGCACCTTCTGGCTCGAGAGGATCAGGTCGTCGGCTGCGCGGCCGATGGCGAGCTCGAGGACCCGTTCGGGGACGGGGATCGCGTAGGGCCGATGCAGCCGTTCGGCGAGCGCCGCCATGACGCGGTCGGCGGTCGCGGGGGTCGGCCCGACCAGGTTCACCGGGCCCGACGCATGCGAGTCGAGCAGTCGCACGATCGCCCCGACCTCGTCGTCGAGCGAGATCCACGGCCAGTGCTGGCCGCCCGTGCCGAGCCGCCCGGACACGCCGAGCGTGGAGAGCAGTCGGAGCCGTCGCATCACGCCGCCCGGGCCGATGACGATGCCGCTGCGCAGCAGCACGGTGCGGGTCTGCTCGGGGGCCAGGCGCGCCGCGGCCTCCCATCGGGCGACGACCTCGGCGAGGAACCCGGTGCCCGCGCTCGAATGCTCCGTCAGCAGTTCGCCGGGCCGGTCGCCGTAGTACCCGACGGCCGAGCCGCTGAGGAACACGGCGGGCGGGGTTCGCGCCTTGCGCATGGCGTCCGCGAGCGTTCGGGTCGCGCGCACGCGCGACTCGAGGATCTCGTTTCGGTAGCGGCGGGTCCAGGGGAGCCGCTGAAGTGAGGCGCCCGCGAGGTTCAGCACCGCGTCGACGCGGTCCATGATCGTGAAGTCGATGATCCCCGAACCGGGCGACCACGACACCTCGTCGTCGGACTGCGCTCGTCGCCGGACGAGCCGCACCACGTCGTGCCCGTCGCCGGCGAGTCGCTCGCGGACGGCAGAGCCGATGAAGCCGGACGCTCCGGCGACGAGGACGCGCACCGCTACGCGAGTTCCGCCTCGATGGTGATGGTCGTGCCGGCGAGGGCCTTCGAGATCGGGCAGTTCACCTTCGCGTCCTCGGCGAACGCCTCGAACTCCGCCTCGGTGACCCCCGGCACGCGTGCGCTCACGAGCAGGTGGCTGCCCGTGACGCCTTCGCCCGGCTGGAAGGTCACGGCGGCGGTCGTCTGGATGCTCTCGGGTGCGTGTCCGGCCTTGGTGAGGATGTTCGACAGCGCCATCGAGAAGCAGGCCGAGTGCGCCGCACCGAGCAGTTCCTCGGGGTTGGTCGTGCCGGCCTCGCCCTCGGCGCGTGCCGTCCAGTTCACGGCGAACTCGGCGACCTTCGACGAATCGAGTCGCGTCGTGCCCGAACCCTCGAAGAGGGTTCCCGTCCAGACCGTGGTCGCTTCGCTCGTCAGTGCCATGGGTCCTCCTCGTCGAATGGGTTCCCAGCCTATCGAGCGGATGCCGCGCCGTCGGCGTTAGCCTTGGGCCGTGGCCAGCGCGATTCCGACTCCGTACGAAGACCTCCTCCGCGATGTGCTCGAGCACGGCACGCCGAAGGCGGACCGCACCGGCACCGGAACGCGCAGCGTCTTCGGCCGTCAGCTGCGCTTCGACCTCGCGCAGGGGTTCCCGCTCATCACGACCAAGCGCGTCCACTTCAAGTCCGTCGCGCTCGAGCTGCTGTGGTTCCTGCGGGGCGATTCGAACGTGCGGTGGCTCCAGGAACGCGGCGTGAGCATCTGGGACGAGTGGGCGGATGCCGCGGGCGAGCTCGGCCCGGTCTACGGCGTGCAGTGGCGCAGCTGGCCTACCCCGTCGGGCGAGCAGGTCGACCAGATCGCTCAGGTGATCGACGAGATCCGCCGCAACCCCGACTCGCGTCGGCTCGTCGTGTCGGCCTGGAACCCGGCCGACATCCCCGACATGGCGCTCGCGCCGTGTCATGCGCTGTTCCAGTTCCATGTCGCCGACGGCCGCCTCTCGTGCCAGCTCTACCAGCGCAGCGCGGACCTGTTCCTCGGCGTGCCGTTCAACATCGCCTCGTACGCGCTGCTCACGCACCTGATCGCGCAGCAGACCGGGCTCGAGGTCGGCGACTTCGTGTGGACCGGCGGCGACTGCCACATCTACGACAACCACGTCGAGCAGGTGCGCACGCAGCTCGAGCGCGACCCGTACCCGTATCCGACCCTGCGCGTGGCCCCGCGCGCGTCGATCGACGAGTACGAGTTCGCCGACTTCGAGGTCGTCGGATACGAGCACCACCCCGCGATCCGCGCGGCCGTCGCGGTATGAGCGGTGACGGCGGCGTGAGCCGAATCGGACTCATCTGGGCGGAGGCGCGCGGGGGAGTCATCGGCGCGGGCGGCGGCATGCCCTGGCACGTGCCCGAAGACCTGGCGCACTTCAAGCGCACGACCGCCGGATCGCCCGTGATCATGGGCCGGCGAACCTGGGACTCGCTCCCGCCGAGGTTCCGTCCGTTGCCGGGCCGGGCGAACATCGTCGTGACGCGCCGGGCCGACTGGCACGTCGACGGCGCCGAGCGCGCGGCATCCGTCGGCGAGGCGATCGAGCTCGCGAACTCGCACGCGTCGGCCGCAGCGGACGGCCGCATCTGGGTCATCGGCGGCGCCGAGATCTTCGCGCGCACGATCGGCCTGGCCGACCGCCTCGTCGTCACCGAACTCGACGTCGACGTCGACGGGGACACGTTCGCACCCGACCGCTCGGGCTGGCCGGTCGTGTCGTCCGACCCCGTCGAGGGATGGCACGACTCGAGCTCCGGCATCCGCTACCGCTTCCTCACCCTCGAGCGCTGACCCGTCGACCGGTCGTCGGACGATCGGGCCGACACGCCGCCCGGTCCCGGCGCGTCGAACGAATCCTCCGACGACCGGCCAACCGACCCTGCCTCCACACGCGCGGGCGTGAGGGAGTTGCGCACTGGGGGAAGGTGGGGTGGGCGGAAACGGCTGCGCGGCGCGCAGCATGTGGGTCATGCCCATCGATCCCGTTCGCGCATGCGCCGCGCTGGGCGGCATCGCCAGCAGGGCCGAACTGCTTCGCGCGGGTGCGTCGCGCTCGACGATGCACCGGGCGGTGCGGGCGAACGACCTGCTGCGACTGCGCCAGGGGGTGTACGCCGTCGCGGACCTCCCCGACGAAGTGAGGGCGGCCGCCGCGCACGGCGGCGCGCTCACCTGCGCCCCGCGGCTCCGGTTCGCAGGTCTCTGGCTGCTCGCCGAGCAGCACGGCGTGCACGTCGCGATCCCCGGTCGCGGCCGGATGTTCGAGCACGTGGGTTGCGTGTGCGTCACCCACCGGGCCGACGCTCCCGCCAGGGGAGGTATGGTGCCCGTGGTCCATGCCCTGGCGCATCTGCGGCGTTGCGCGGGCGCGGAGGATTTCGTCGTGGCGCTCGAGTCCGCGTTGCGGCTCGGCGTGCTCGAAGAGCCCGGGCGGGCGGCGTTGCGCGCGTTGGTCCCGAAGCATGCATGGGCACTCGTCGACGATGCGAGAACGGATGCCGACAGCGGACTCGAGTCGCTGCTGCGCCACCGGCTGAACCGTCTGGGAATCTCGCTGCAGTCGCAGGTGAGCATCCCCGGGGTCGGTCGGGTCGACTTCGTCCTGGGAGACCGGCTCATCCTCGAGGTCGACGGGCGCGACAACCACGACGGACCGTCGAAACGGCACCGCGACCTGGTGCGGGATTCGGTCGCAGCGGCGCACGGCTTCGACACCCTGCGCTTCGACTACGCCATGGTCGTCCACGACTGGCCGGTCGTCGAGGCCGCGATCCTCGGCAAGGTCGAGCGGAACCTTCACCTTCGTCGGCCGTACGTCGGATGATTCGGATGCCGCGCCGACCTCCCCCGGCGCGCCGCACGAATCATCCGACGATCGGCACGTGAGACGGCGGGAGGACGGGGGAGTCGGGCGGCTGGAGGCGAGGCGGGAGGGCGAGCCGCGATAGCCTGTAGGGCGTGAGTGCAGTCAATCCCTTCGGTCAGGTGCTCGTCGCGCTCGTCACGCCCATGACGGCGGACGGCGAGGTCGCGTGGGACGACGTCGAGAAGCACATCGACGACGTCATCAGCGCCGGCGCCGACGGGATCGTGGTCACGGGCACGACCGGTGAGACCTCGACGCTCACCGATGCCGAGAAGCTGCGCCTCGTCGAGGTCGGCAAGGACGTCGCCGCGGGCCGCGCGAAGATCATCACGGGCGGCGGGTCGAACGAGACCGCGCACGCCATCGAGCTCTACAAGGCCAGCGAGAAGGCCGGCGCCGACGGCATCATGATCGTCACGCCCTACTACAACAAGCCCACCCAGGCCGGAATCCTCACGCACTTCCGCCTCGTCGCGGATGCGACCGACCTGCCCGTGATCCTCTACGACATCCCCGGCCGGACCGGCGTGCCCATCGCGTACGAGACCATCCTGCGCCTGGCCAAGCACCCGAACATCCTGGCTGTGAAAGACGCCAAGGGCGACTTCAGCCAGGTGAGCCGCGTGCTCAACCAGACCGACCTCATGTACTTCTCGGGCGACGACGCCAACGTGCTGCCGCACCTCTCGATCGGCGCGACCGGCCTCATCGGCGTGACCGCGAACATCGCGCCCGCGCCGTACCGCGCCATCGTGGACGCCGTCAATCGGGGCGACCTCGCGGCCGCGACCGCCGAGCACCGTCGGCTCGAACCGCTCGTGCGAGCCGCGATGACGCACGTGCCAGGCACCGTCGCGTCGAAGTACATCCTCCACGGACTCGGCCGGATCGGCAGCCCGCGCGTGCGCCTTCCGCTCGTCGGCCCCGAGGAATGGGAGGCTGCCCTCATCGAGGACGAGCTCGACCTCGTCCAGGGCGTGCCCGGCGTCGACTTCCACAACTTCCGGCCCGACCGCAACGCCGCCGCCGGCGGCGCACTGCCGAAGGTGGCCGGCACCACGCGCTGACGCGCGCCCCACGAGACATCCGCTGCGGCACGCGCCACAGCACCAACTGAACACTGCGAGAGAGTAAGGAGGGCGCATGCCCGACGAGATCTTCGACCCCCAGCCGCTCCAGCCCGGAACGCTGCGGGTCACCCCCATCGGCGGCCTCGGCGAGGTCGGCCGCAACATGACGTGCTTCGAGATCGACGGCAAGCTGCTGATCGTCGACTGCGGCGTGCTCTTCCCCGAGGAGCACCAGCCCGGCGTCGACCTGATCCTGCCCGACTTCGGCTTCCTCGAGGAGCGCATCGACGACATCGTCGCGGTCGTGCTCACCCACGGCCACGAGGACCACATCGGCGCCGTGCCCTACCTGCTGCGCCTGCGACGCGACATCCCCCTCGTGGGCTCCACGCTCACGCTCGCGCTCGTCGAGGCCAAGCTCAAGGAGCACCGCATCGCGCCCTACAGCCTCACCGTCAAGGAGGGGCAGGTCGAGGAACTCGGGCCGTTCGAGCTCGAGTTCGTCGCGGTCAACCACTCGATCCCCGACGCACTCGCCGTCGCGATCCACACCGACGCGGGCACCGTGCTCGCGACGGGCGACTTCAAGATGGACCAGCTCCCGCTCGACGGGCGCCTGACCGACCTGCGCGAGTTCGCCCGCCTCGGAGAAGAGGGCGTCGACCTCTTCCTCGTCGACTCGACGAACGCCGACGTGCCCGGCTTCACCCCGCTCGAGCGCGCGATCGGCCCCGTGCTCGACGAGGTCATCGCCCGGTCGCCGCGTCGCGTGATCGTCGCGAGCTTCTCCAGCCACGTGCACCGCGTACAGCAGGTGCTCGACGCAGCCCACGCGAACGGACGCCGTGTCGCACTGCTCGGGCGCTCGATGGTGCGCAACATGACCATCGCCGCCGACCTCGGCTACCTCAAGGTTCCCGAGGGCGTGCTCGTGGACTACAAGAAGGCCGGCGACATCCCCGACGACGAGATCGTCTACATGTCGACGGGCTCGCAGGGCGAGCCGATGGCGGTCCTCAGCCGCATGGCCAACCGCGACCACCAGATCGAGGTCGGCGAGGGCGACACCGTGATCCTCGCGTCGAGCCTGATCCCGGGCAACGAGAACGCGGTCTACCGCGTGATCGACGGACTCACCAAGCTCGGCGCGAACGTCGTGCACAAGGGCAACGCGAAGGTGCACGTCTCTGGGCACGCCGCCGCGGGTGAACTGCTGTACTGCTACAACATCCTGCAGCCGAGGAACGTCCTGCCGGTCCACGGCGAGTACCGCCACCTCGTCGCGAACGCGCGCCTCGCGCAGGACACCGGCATCCCCGCCGAGCGCACCTTCATCGCCGAGAACGGCACCGTGCTCGACCTGCGCGACGGCGAGGTCACCGTCGCCGGCCAGCTCGACCTCGGATTCGTGTACGTCGACGGTTCGACGGTCGGCGAGATCACCGACGCCGACCTGAAGGACCGCCGCATCCTCGGCGAGGAGGGGTTCATCTCGATCATCGTCGTCGTGGACGCCTCGACCGGGCGCGTGATCGTGGGCCCCGAGATCCACGCGCGCGGCTTCGCCGAGGACGACGCGGTCTTCGAGGACGTCAAGCCCAAGATCGTGGCTGCGCTGGCGGATGCCGCCCAGCACGGCGTCCACGACCCGCACGCGTTGCAGCAGACGCTGCGTCGCACGGTCGGCACCTGGGTGAACCGCCGCCTGCGTCGCCGCCCGATGCTCGTGCCGCTCGTCATCGAGGCGTAGCCGCGCCCCCTTCCCTCCCTGCCCGACACTCGCCGCCGCTGCGCGTCGGCGTCGTCGGCTGGCCGTAACGTGGAACCCATGGCTCCGAGCACCAAGTCGAACGGCCGCGCGTCGCGCGCGTCCGGGCGCGGCTCGTCGGCGCGCACGGCACCTACGAAGAAGCTGCCGGCCCAGCGCGCGTCGACGAGTTCCCGCAGCGCCGCGAAGCCCGATCAACCCGGGCTGCTCGTGCGCGCCTGGATGGGACTCGCGCACATGACGGGTGGTGCGGCGCGCGCGCTCGGCCCCGAGACGCTCGCGAAGGAGGAGCGCCGCGACGGCCTGCCCTTCTTCCTGGTGCTCATGGCGATCACCGGAGCGGTCGTCGAGTGGTTCTTCATCAACGACGAGGTCGCGCGCTCGCTCGACGCGTACACGTTCGGCGGGCTGTTCGGGCGGGTGGCGTTCGCGCTTCCGGTCGTGATGCTCATGTTCGCGGTGTGGCTGTTCCGGCACCCGAGTTCGGTGCACGACAACACGCGCATCGGCATCGGGCTGGGCATGCTGCTCATCACCGTCTCCGGCCTGTGCCACCTGTTCGGCGGGCAGCCCGAGCCGAGCGAGGGCATGCCCTCGCTCGCGCAGGCGGGCGGCATCCTCGGCTGGATGCTCGCGGCGCCGCTCATCTTCCTCATCACCGAGGTGGGCGCGGGCATCGTCCTCGTCGTCCTCGTGCTGCTCTCCCTGCTGATCCTGACCAAGACGCCGCCGACGCGGGTGCCCCAGCGGTTCCGCGAACTGTACGAGTGGCTCTTCGGTGCACTGGAGGGAGCGGATGCCGAGGCTGGGGAGCCCGCGACGTCCGAGTCCAAGCCCAAGCGCCGCTCGAAGGCGGACCGCACCGAGCAGGTCGAGCTCGACGGGGTCGACGACGACGAGACCCCCTCGGGCGGCCTGCTGCCGTGGTGGCGCCGCAACGCGTCGAACCGCGAGGAGGATCCGGACTTCACCGGCTCCGGTGCCGAGGGCCTCACCGAGGTGTTCGGCGAGGGTTCGGCCGCCGGCAGCTTCGAGACTCCGCTCGAGGGCGTTCGTCCCGCAGATCCGTACGGTGCCGGGGTCATCGACGACCTCGAGCGCGCCGAGTCGGCGCTGCAGCGCTTCACGGGCGAGGTCGCGCCCGGCGGCACGGGCCTGCTCGGCGACGACCCGGGCGCGACCCAGGTGCTCGCACCTGCGGGCGCGGGTGCGCCGGCCGGCACCGCCGGCGCGACGACGGCGGATGCCGCGGCCGGAGCAGATGCCGCACCCGACCTCGATCCCGAGGACCACCACCCGGATCGGCCGTACCACCTGCCCGCGTCGTCGACGCTGGCGGCGGGTGCGCCGGGCAAGACCCGTTCGGCGGTCAACGACGAGGTCGTGCGCCAGATCACGGGCGTCCTCGAGCAGTTCAACGTCGACGCGAAGGTGACCGGGTTCTCACGCGGTCCGACGGTCACGCAGTACGAGATCGAACTCGGTCCCGGGGTCAAGGTCGAACGCGTGACCGCGCTGTCGAAGAACCTCTCGTACGCGGTCGCGTCGAACGAGGTGCGCATCCTCTCGCCGATCCCCGGCAAGTCCGCCATCGGCGTCGAGATCCCGAACGCCGACCGCGAGACGGTCACGCTCGGCGACGTGCTCCGCTCGGGCGCTGCGGTCAACGCCAAGCACCCGATGACGATCGGCGTCGGAAAAGACGTCGGCGGCGGGTACGTCGTGGCGAACCTCGCGAAGATGCCGCACCTGCTCGTGGCCGGCTCCACCGGTTCGGGCAAGTCGAGCTTCGTGAACTCGATGATCACGAGCCTGCTCATGCGCGCGAAGCCCGCCGAGGTGCGGATGGTGCTCATCGACCCCAAGCGCGTCGAGCTCGCGCCGTACGCGGGGGTGCCGCACCTCATCACGCCGATCATCACGAACCCGAAGAAGGCGGCGGAGGCGCTGCAGTGGGTCGTGAAGGAGATGGACATGCGCTACGACGACCTCGCGTCGTTCGGGTTCCGTCACATCGACGACTTCAACGCGGCCGTGGTGGGCGATGAGATCAAGCTGCCCGCCGGCAGCGAGCGCAAGCTCAAGCCGTACCCGTACCTGCTCGTCGTGGTCGACGAGCTCGCCGACCTCATGATGGTCGCCCCGCGCGACGTCGAGGACTCGATCGTTCGCATCACGCAGCTCGCCCGCGCGTCGGGCATCCACCTCGTGCTGGCCACGCAGCGGCCGTCGGTCGACGTCGTGACCGGCCTGATCAAGGCCAACGTGCCGTCGCGCCTCGCGTTCGCGGTGACGAGCGTCACCGATTCCCGGGTCATCCTCGACCAGCCGGGCGCCGACAAGCTCATCGGCCAGGGCGACGCGCTGTTCCTGCCGATGGGGGCCTCGAAGCCGATCCGCGTGCAGGGTGCGTGGGTCACCGAGACCGAGATCGACCGCGTGGTGAAGCACGTCACTCGTCAGGCGCGCCCCGAGTACCGAAAGGACGTCGAGGCCGCGGTCGAGCGGAAGGAGATCGACTCCGACATCGGCGACGACCTCGAGCTGCTGCTCGCCGCCGCGGAACTCGTCGTCTCGACCCAGTTCGGGTCGACGTCGATGCTGCAGCGCAAGCTCCGCGTCGGGTTCGCCAAGGCGGGCCGCCTCATGGACCTCCTCGAGTCGCGCGAGATCGTCGGGCCGTCCGAGGGTTCGAAGGCGCGCGACGTGCTCGTGACGCCCGAGCAGCTCCCCGGGGTGCTCGCGAGGCTGCGCGGCGAGGAACCGTCGACGCCGGCCGCGCCCGCGGCATCCGCTTCGCCCGAGCAACCGCCGGCCGCAGCGCCGGCGACGCAGCCCGGGCCGAGCGAGGTCGACGACCGCTACGACGACCCGGTCGGCCGGATCCCCGAGGGCCTCGAAGAGGTCGAGGCCGGCCCCGACGAGGATGCCTGGGGGCTCACCGGACGGGACTGACGGGCCGCGACGGGGCTGGCCGCGAGCGGCCGTTAGGCTGGGCGCATGACCGCTCCCGAGGGCCGTGCACGCGTCTCGAACTGGAACCTGCCGAACGCGATCACGGTCGTCCGGATCGTCATGGCGCCCGTGTTCTTCTGGCTGCTGCTCGCCGATGCAGGCGCCGACGGGCCGATGCGCTGGTGGGCAGCGGCCATCTTCGTCGTCGCGATCTCGACCGACTGGGTCGACGGCCATCTGGCGCGCTCCCGGGGGCTCGTGACCGACCTCGGCAAGCTGCTGGATCCGATCGCCGACAAGCTGCTCACGAGCGGCGCGCTCGTGTGCCTGTCGATCCTCGGCGAGCTGTGGTGGTGGGTCACGATCCTCATCGTCGTGCGCGAGGTCGGCATCACGGTCTGGCGGCTCGTCGAGGTGAGCCGGGGCACGGTGGTCCCGGCATCGTCGGGGGGCAAGGCGAAGACGTTCACGCAGGCGATCGCGATCTCGCTCCTCCTGACGCCGCTGTGGCTGTTCCTCGGCGACTGGTACCTGTGGCTGGGCTGGGCGTGCATGGCGGCCGCGCTCGTGCTCACGGTCTGGTCGGGCCTGCTGTACGTGCGCGACGCGATCCGCCTCGGGCGCGAGCACCGGGCCGGCGCGCAGTGAGCGACGCGGCGGAACTCGTCGCGCGGCTTCGGGAGCGCGGGCGCACGGTGGCGTGCGCCGAATCGCTCACGGGCGGGCTGCTGTCCGCGACCATCGTCGACGTGCCCGGCGCCTCGGAGGTGCTCCTCGGCGGGGTCGTCGCCTATGCGACCGAGCTCAAGAGGGCGCTCGTCGGCGTCGACGAGCGGCTGCTCGCCGAACGGGGACCCGTCGACCCGGAGGTCGCCGAACAACTGGCCGAGCGGATCCGCGCGCTCTGCGCGGTCGCCGGCCGTGCGGCCGATCTCGGGCTCGCGACCACCGGCGTCGCCGGGCCCGACCCCCAGGGCGGATTCCCCCCGGGGCGGGTCCACCTCGGCATCGCCTCACCGCGCGGCGTCCGCTCGGTCGAGCTGGACCTGCCGGGCGATCGTGCGGCCGTTCGCCGCGGGAGCGTCGACCGGGCGCTCGCCGAGGCGCTCGTCGAGCTCGACGCGCTGGACGCGGCATCCGTCGGGTGAGGTACGCGACCGCGTCCGGGCCCGGGGAATAGGGCAGATGACGACTCGGTTACACGTCTGCAGTTCACAAGAAAACACCAGTGACCCCCGCTAGGCTCGGGTGACGGGATGAGGCGCTAGACTGACCTCCCCGAAACCGGCTCCGGTGAGGGTCGCAGGGTAGACGAGGGAGGTTCCGATGGTTCTGGTCCGACAGGAGATCGGCGACGTGCTGAGGGACTTCCGCCTGCAGAAGGGGCGCACCCTCCGTCAGGTCGCCAGCAAGGCGAGCGTCGCGCTGGGCTACCTCTCCGAGGTGGAGCGCGGCCAGAAGGAGGCGTCGAGCGAGATCCTCGCCTCGGTGGCAGACGCGCTCGACACGCCCATCTCCGTGATCATGCACGA comes from the Agromyces marinus genome and includes:
- a CDS encoding CinA family protein, whose amino-acid sequence is MSDAAELVARLRERGRTVACAESLTGGLLSATIVDVPGASEVLLGGVVAYATELKRALVGVDERLLAERGPVDPEVAEQLAERIRALCAVAGRAADLGLATTGVAGPDPQGGFPPGRVHLGIASPRGVRSVELDLPGDRAAVRRGSVDRALAEALVELDALDAASVG
- the pgsA gene encoding CDP-diacylglycerol--glycerol-3-phosphate 3-phosphatidyltransferase, which encodes MTAPEGRARVSNWNLPNAITVVRIVMAPVFFWLLLADAGADGPMRWWAAAIFVVAISTDWVDGHLARSRGLVTDLGKLLDPIADKLLTSGALVCLSILGELWWWVTILIVVREVGITVWRLVEVSRGTVVPASSGGKAKTFTQAIAISLLLTPLWLFLGDWYLWLGWACMAAALVLTVWSGLLYVRDAIRLGREHRAGAQ
- a CDS encoding helix-turn-helix domain-containing protein; this translates as MVLVRQEIGDVLRDFRLQKGRTLRQVASKASVALGYLSEVERGQKEASSEILASVADALDTPISVIMHEVGDRIAVLEGLSTPSVPDSLPDELVAEFDADMMVR